CGACAATGAAAGCACGAGTGACAGAAGCGTGAGCAGGGCACAGCCTGGAGGAAGGATTTAAATAGGTTTCTTTGAAAAAGAGAACTGAGATTTAGATGTTTAAGTGAGTTTCCGGAGTGTTGTAATGCGTCGCGGTGTTATTCGGTGTTAGGATTTGcttatattagctagctaacggtTAACAGGCTTTAGCATGGACTATCCTGATATCAAATAACGGTAAAGTCGTTATAATATGAAGTGTATACTATTTATAACAGTTTTGCATTGAGACTGCATTACTAGGATGTATTAGATCGTGTAGTAGATAGTGTATAGTAGTAGATAGTGGCCTCACCGGAAGTGATGCTTCACTCACAGTTGGAAGTTTTTTATtaattcgttttttttttaatgttttatttatttttttattttttatcgtGGAGGGTGTGTTTAGTAAAATGTGGCACGACGTCGAATTTCCCTCCGtgtcatttatatttttcactcttttcATCATTATTGTTTTCTATCTGCTGAGACACTATCGACTACGTAAACACTTGTTTGTAAACATCCCCCCGGGTCCAAAACCACTTCCGGTTGTAGGGAACTTCGGCAGCTTGTTCGTGCCGCCGTTTATTCTGAAGCTGTTCGCGCGGAAAGCTGAAGAGTATGAAGAGAAGAGAGCAAGCCCACTTTCCCCGCAGGTGGGTTTGATGGAGTTGTCGAAGGTTTACGGTAACATGTACAGCCTGTTTGTGGGCAGTCAGCTGGTGGTGGTGCTGAACGGGTACGAGGTGATCAGAGACGCGCTGTCCAACCACGCCGAGGTTTTCTCTGACAGACCTGACATCCCTCTGATCACCATTCTGACCAAGCGGAAAGGTGAGAGCTGCTCATGCATCATTCATTCTGCCATCAAGAGTCAACTCAGCATTGCTTACACTCATTTAAAGGGGAGCAAATGATAAAGGATGCACCAGTCTTATCTTAAAGATCTAACACAATGCCGCTGTCTGTATCAGTTGTTGTACTTCTTCTACTTTCGGCTAGGGGTCCGGTTAGGGCTCGTCACATTGGATCACTGGTCCGCATAGTAGATTCGACGAAGTTTTTGCACATAGGGTcttgacgcaaccctccccagtttttaCTCGACCGgtactgagagtgcactgttgtgtgCGGTTCCCTGGGCGAAAATCAAACCCATGCCATGatggtgagagcgctgtggcctaaccccTAGTTCTCCAGGGACCTGTCACTATTTGTGGCAGCCCAGAAGTAGAAATGTCAGCTCTGTCTGCATAGTGTGTGAATCTGTCTGgatctgacagttcctcaacctcagctacatcactcaagtttaAAACTGTTCTCGATTAGAGATGTGCACGAGACACAGCGCTGACACACAGTTATTAGATTTTGTTTGTACCTGGCGTTGTATATTTAGTcccaaaatacactatatggccaaaagtttgtggacttctgaccatcacactcatatgttgTTCTTCCCCAAACGGTTGCAAGTTGGAAGCTCACAGTTGTCTAGAAAGTcactgtgtgctgtagcattacattttcccttcagGTGATCTAaggggtccaaacctgttccagcatgacaatgcatctgtgcacaaagcgagctccatgaagacatggtttgccaaagttgtgtagaagaactcaagtgtcctgcacagaaccctgacctcaaccccactgaacacctttggcatGAAGTGGCACACCGACTGCACTCCACACCCATTATCAGtgcctgagctcactaatgctgttgtggctcaatgagcacaaatccccacagtcacgctccaaaatctagtggaaagccttcccagaagagtggagcttattataacagcaaaaggggactaaatctggaatggattgttcaacaagcacatgagtGTTATGTTCaagtgtccacagacttttggccatatagtgtataaacacaCTAGTTGCCTAATTTAAACTACCACGACCctgatcaggcagttactaaggatgctgtaaatgtatcaCACGGCACCACActttcatatctgaccactcgctaatgcaataaaaaattaaaaatactgtataatccCTACAATCAATACTCAATACTGATCCAATACTGAAATACTCATGATTGTGTGCAAGCTTCTGTTACCAAGGTATGTAGAACATCACAGGCATTATTGTGGCTTATGGTAAGACAGGGAATCTCAGGTtttgggtttcttccaggttctctgctttcctcccacctcacCAGATCATGCTGATAGGTGGAGTGGCTACTCTGACTTGCTCCTACATGTGAATGTAcgtgtgcatggtaccctgcaatggactggcgtcccttCCAAgctgtattcccacctcgtgcCCAGTGCTCCCGGGATTGGCTCTGGACCTAGggtccctgaccaggataaagcgtttactgaagatgaatgaatgaatgaatgagaattCTAAAGTAGCTCCAAATTGAGTACATATCCTAGACTAATGAAATGTTGGTTGAGTCCATTtctatcaggatagaaatgtttcattataggaTAAAGATGTTCGGTTTTTGTCTTACCTAAGAATATTATCCATATATAATAACAGAGCAGGGTGTACTGAAGCTAAACCTGCAGGAATGGGATGGGCATCTTAGAGCTTCAGGTAGTATAggttataaaacaatatttcaaAGCAGTATCTAGCAAGTTAACGCTTCTGATCTACAGGCATTGTATTTGCTCCTTACGGTCCAATCTGGAGAAAACAGCGCAAGTTCTGCCACATGACTCTTCGAAACTTCGGCCTGGGCAAACTGAGTCTGGAGCCCTGCATCCACGAGGGATTCGCCGTGGTCAAGGCTGAGCTGCTGAAGCGAAACCAGGAGGCAGGAGGACAGGGGGTGGACCTGATGCCTTTGATCAGCAGTGCTGTGTCCAATGTGATCTCCTCGATCAGCCTGGGCCAGCGCTTCCACCACCAGGACGAGGAGTTCCGCACGCAGCTGAACCTCATGGCCCACGGTCTGGAGATCAGCATGAACAGCGCCGCCGTGCTCATCAACATCTTCCCCTGGCTCTACTACGTCCCCTGCGGCGTCTTCAAGCAGCTCCGCCGAGTGGAGAGGGACATCACGGCATTCCTGAAGAAGATTATAGCCAGGCACAGGGCCACGCTGGACCCCGAGAACCCCAGGGATTTCATCGATATGTATCTGGTGGAGATGCTGACTCAGCAAAAACCAGGTGGATCAGAGGAGGACGGATTCTCCGAGGATTATCTGTTCTACATAATAGGGGACCTGTTTATTGCAGGGACGGATACGACTACTAATAGCATCCTGTGGATGGTACTGTACATGTGTTTACATCCTGATGTCCAAGGTAAACACACCTTTAAATGCAAACTTTCTCTAATATAAATTTAGTGATAAAATATTGTATGATTTCACTTACATTTAGAATTTATTTACTacattttcttatatttcttatattttgtcTGAGTCTGTgaaaaacactatattaagtaacagtttttagtattattattaccttATACTATGGGTGTGGAAACACtcgcttctgattggctggaagttttttttttttttatgtctggACACTTCGACATAGATTGGGTTAAACATCACAGgtctaaataaatacttttgatAATGCATCACAATGTCGTtctgttaccatgacaacaagcCTTACTGATGATTTGGGTTTAGCTATATTTGTGCAACACCATCACGTTTCCCATTATAAtgctgaatgaaaaataaaaaaaaaaaaaataaaaataatgcagaaagGACTTATTTTAGGCTATAGTGcatgtcagtgttttaattAAGAGTGACAAGATCATAGTGAGAATGGCTTCTGCgctgttaccatagcaacaattgTATAACAGTAGCTTTTTGAGATGTCAGTGGTTAGCTAAGGTTAGCCAAATTTAATTGACACTGAGTTTGCTATTTTCAGCGAGTACAGTTAGCAAAACGTGTACATTTTTAATTGCTTCATATAGCCATGGTAGAAGTGagataaataaactaaaaaaagattGAGACTGGTGGAAGAAACACCACTCTTCTCCATGTTCTCAATTATTTTCAGGTATTGCAACACTTCTTTTGGTGTTATCTCACAGTAGTGTAATGATAaattattgttttctttgtatATATCATAATAAAGTCAGGCAAGGGCAAACTTTTTCACAGCACATGTAGAAAGAAATGCACTAAAATGCATTGGGTTACATGAAATGTAAAATTGGTTTACATGAAATGTCCTTGCTTTGATGGCTCAGAGAATGTTCAGCGAGAGATCGATGCAGTAGTGGGACGTGGAAGGCTGCCGTCGCTGACTGACAAGGGCACGCTGCCCTACACCGAGGCCACCATCATGGAGGTGCAGAGAATGGCTGTGGTGGTGCCTCTGGCTATTCCTCACATGGCTTCCAAGACTACAGGTTAGGAAGTAAAACCAAATGACTTGTATCTATAGCTGAAACAAAATCCCGAGTTCTGTAAATCAGTCCTCACATGTGATCCTCGCGTGATCTAAAAAAGCAGACTGTGGTAACAATGGATGTGTGAAGAGAGAACAGAAACTGACAATtcttttacttaaaatattttattccccAGAATTCCGAGGGTACACTATTCCTAAGGGGACAGTCATCCTTCCCAACCTCTGGTCGGTCCACAGAGATCCCACTGTGTGGGAGAATCCAGATGACTTCAATCCTTCACGGTTTCTGGATGAACAAGGCCAGCTCCTCAGGAAGgaatattttattccatttgGAATAGGTAtggtttatgattttattttacttggAAGATGCCAAATGCTGATTACTGTCAGCTAAAGCCATGGTGAGGGATGTCAGAAGAGCTTTGTGGTACATGCCAAATACAAAAAGAGCATTCCcttttattttccacatttcTTAATTcccctttaaaaataatgaggGTTTGTAACTGGcaatggattgatggatggatggatggatggattgatccCTGAGGGGAAATTTGGGAATTTACTAACTAGGTGAagaaaagcaacaaaaacagCCAAATACTATTTCTGTAGGTATTTTGTCACCTGTGTAAAGTGAAATGTTATCCTCATGTCTGCAGGTCGGAGAGTGTGCATGGGAGAACAGCTGGCAAAGATGGAGCTCTTCCTGATGTTCACCAGCCTGATGCAGGCTTTCACATTCCGCCTCCCTGAGGGACATCAGCCTCTGTCCATGCATGGACGCTTCGGCCTCACGCTGGCTCCCTGtcgcttcagtgtgtgtgtgacgccACGcaaacctgaaacacacacaacatcagaAAATCACGGAGACACGGAGTAATGATAACGTTTTCTTTCCTAGCTACAATGGCCTTAATGCTTTTTAGGGCATTCATTCAAAAGAAGGTGAAGAGCTACAGTAGTGGAGCTGCTCCTAAAAATTCCAGCTGATTTTGATAAAGTGAGACTGTGAAACTGGTTTGAACCTCGGTTGTAAAACCAGCGGTTTGTACCAAATCATTTCACAGAATCAGTATACTGTTATACTAAAATTGTCCATAGTTTctctattaatttttaatttcactttcaatttttgcactttattaatTTGAAAATGTGTTCCTGATCATTTCAGAATCATAGTCTTAATATCATAATATCTTAATATCAAAATCATTTCACTAAATTGTGTCAGATTAGTTCACAGAATCAGTATACTGTTATACTAAAATTGTGCATAGTTTCTCTATTAATTtctaatttcatttttcagcttTTGCACTTTACTAATTTGAAAGTGTGTTCCTGATCATTTCAGAATCATAGTCTTAATATCATAATACTAAAAcagttcatttacatttcatacttttacattttgttttccagCTTTAGCACTTTCCTGTGGTCTGTGACCAGAATACTGTATTTTAGTAATTTTACTGAGTAAAACTAATTTCTATAAAATGAAAGAGGTGACAATGACATGGCAATACAACataattaatcattttgatTTCCCTCACTGAAcaatccatcaaattgtaaccAAATTAactgcagttttataaatataatctgATCACCTCTGTGAACTGCTGTGAGATCATTTTGAGGTGCAAGTGGCCTTAACAGCATTCAGAATTAATTTATAGATCTCAGATTTGTATAGAATGCAAGTGAAATTAAAATACACAGGCACTAATGTGTTGTAGATGCCGATCAATGCATAAATACTACagtatttaaacatttctaaaagCTTCCTGATACGGTTTATCAACATATAATTTGTTATACATGAAACAAATGTAATTATGATTTGAATATAAGAATATGCAGCTAATCTCTTAATAACTGATGTTTTTGAAGTTAcggtttttaattttatatatatatatatatatatatatatatatatatatatatatatatatattatatatatatatatatatatatatatatatatataatgtctctTTAGGGGATCATATGTGactgttaataaaaaaaggcattttCTGTTCTTTCGTGTTTCACACCTTTATTTGGCCActgaaataaatggataaaaaaaataaatctgtgtattgAAGTATGTACATATGAAATATCAGTGAAGTGTTGCAATTTATTACCACtagacaaacataaaaaaatctgatttaccTGTCATATTGATGGACATTTATttgattaaaggtgcaatagtttaagataataataataataataataattattattattattgttgttgttgttattattattattattattattattattattatttctcactagtacaaataacctgggtatgcaaaaaataattgttaaaaaaattgtttaagcaactgcatagatagatagatagatagatagatagatagatagactttatctgctataaatctgattttacatgataaattatatttaaaaatatagctTGTCATATTAagctttattgttttaatttaacaataactAGTTGCAAGTGatacaacaaaaatatcatatgatgatacttgaagacatttctacaggTCATGATATGTCTCAGGATATACAGTATCAGTTAGGAAGAAACTGACAGCTACACAGTAgtactgcattttaaaaatagaactgtaaaactgtttgattataactttatttaatgtctacaaaaaataaacaagtaagtaaataaataaatgatttggCACTGAAAAGGGAAAATAGGagataatattttaaacattatattttaaaaattatccaatcagctgcttccattttattttgtaatattaaagagaaaaatcattaaaacgttataaataaaatgatatcatTATATTTCAGGAAAGTGTATCGTGACacaatttatcacgatatcaaTAACATCATTATATCGTCCAGCCCTAATAATAACCTCCACAGTGTAGATGTGAATAGTATAAAAAATAGTTCAAGGTTAATGCTCAGATATTTGTTATTCTTAAATAATCTTGAAATAATTTTGGACTAGAATTCTACAATTTCACAAATTCCTATACACTATTTTCCACAGTGCTGGATACTAATTTTAGTATCATTGGTGGTTATTATTGGCGTCCTGAATTGCATACTAATGTACTAAACAGTACGCATGAACAGAAGTCCCTCACAGATTTATGGCACTCTCGTTAGTAGGGTAGTGTAGTAGTCACGTGGGttgggaatgtgtgtgaaagGTCATGGAGGAGACGTGACCACGTGACCAGGCTGACTTTTCCCCCGGTTTAGAGGCGAGTCGCTGTCATACAGTCATGGCGTTCTTCACTCACCACATCACCCGAGCTCTGAGCTCTTCTACCGTCCGAAACGCCGCCATTAAACATGTTACTGTTATCGGAGGAGGATTAATGGGCTCGGGAATCGCGCAGGTAGGCTAAACAGCGAACAAGCTAAATGCTAACTAGGAAGGAGCCGAGCTAATATCTAGCTAATATCTGACTAGCGTTGCAGCAGGTCACCTGTGTTCTGTAAGTGCATGCAAGTTTCATCTGCAGTGTAATTCCGTCTAAATCTCATGACAGCACGTTTCAGGCAGGTTAATACCCTCTTCTGCACTGGACTACAACCAGCCAGGGAAAGGGTGACGcatatttattaaagtttaaaGACTGAATTCTAAATGGCTCCGTATTGTAGaagtagtgcactaggtagggtgtaGAAGCCCatagagtgtgtagtgagtaAGGAGGTGTTTGGGATCCAGCCATCAAGCTCCTGTGTTAAATATGATTTGGGAAACAAAtagtaaaattttattttaaagagttATTTGTCGATGAACTACTttgcagtattattattattattattatttttattgatgttgttgttgtagtaataataatgtaagaaatgtaataatgtaagaaaataataataataatttattattattattattattatttaacattttgccTCATATACAAGTTACAGAAGGAAAGGAACAATGATGACAGAAGTACAACCCATAACCAAATGAATCCTTAAACATGCATAACTACATTTATACAAGGAAAAATAACAATTCTGCGTTTTTAATAAATGCCTTTCTTGTTATATACCAATATAAAGGTGCTTAGTTTATAGTGATATAATGCGTATAATGATATAACTGATAGTGATATAATGCGTATAATGATATAACTGCTCTTACATCATTCGTgggtatatattgtgtataatttTAATTCTTTGGCTTTATTAGGGATGCAAACTGTGTAGGGAAAAAGCTATGCATTTTACAattaatgatgaacacatttCAAAAGATTTTTCTTCTGGGGAAGATTATTTAGATTTAGACTCTCTTAACAGCAATTTCCCTGATAGTATTCACTTAGCGTGCTATAAATGTGCATATTCATGCACATCTTTTAAAACTGTCCCTTTGTATAAACATGTATTTCGGCCATTTTTCAAATCATATTGAATaatttattgctgttttaaaaTTGTACATTCATGTATACTTTAACTAAATATCAGAaagattgattaattgattaattatctGTCTTGTCCTGCTTGTTGTCTTCCTGCAGGTTGCGGCGGCGACAGGACATTCAGTAGTGCTGGTGGACACGTCCGAGGACATCCTGAAGAAATCCACCAAGGGTATTGAGGGCAGCCTGAAGAGAGTTGTGAAGAAGAAGTTTGCAGACAAACCCGAGGTCAGGTTTCAATCTGCGTCATCATTATCAGCTGAAGTCTTCTGTGTGTGGACAGAAATCTCCCTGAAGCATTGAACTGCACAGACAAATCAGGCTAGTATGTGTCTTCTCTCCACAGGCCGGAGAGGAGTT
This sequence is a window from Pangasianodon hypophthalmus isolate fPanHyp1 chromosome 3, fPanHyp1.pri, whole genome shotgun sequence. Protein-coding genes within it:
- the LOC113544242 gene encoding cytochrome P450 2U1; protein product: MWHDVEFPSVSFIFFTLFIIIVFYLLRHYRLRKHLFVNIPPGPKPLPVVGNFGSLFVPPFILKLFARKAEEYEEKRASPLSPQVGLMELSKVYGNMYSLFVGSQLVVVLNGYEVIRDALSNHAEVFSDRPDIPLITILTKRKGIVFAPYGPIWRKQRKFCHMTLRNFGLGKLSLEPCIHEGFAVVKAELLKRNQEAGGQGVDLMPLISSAVSNVISSISLGQRFHHQDEEFRTQLNLMAHGLEISMNSAAVLINIFPWLYYVPCGVFKQLRRVERDITAFLKKIIARHRATLDPENPRDFIDMYLVEMLTQQKPGGSEEDGFSEDYLFYIIGDLFIAGTDTTTNSILWMVLYMCLHPDVQENVQREIDAVVGRGRLPSLTDKGTLPYTEATIMEVQRMAVVVPLAIPHMASKTTEFRGYTIPKGTVILPNLWSVHRDPTVWENPDDFNPSRFLDEQGQLLRKEYFIPFGIGRRVCMGEQLAKMELFLMFTSLMQAFTFRLPEGHQPLSMHGRFGLTLAPCRFSVCVTPRKPETHTTSENHGDTE